From the genome of Aquipuribacter hungaricus:
CGCGTCCGTCGCCGGCGCCGCCGCGTGCCTCGCGCCGCTCCCGCTGCTGCTCGGCGTGATCGGCGGGTGAGCACCGGGCGGACCTGCTGAGCGCGGGCGCGCCCGTCGGGGCGCCCGCGTCGCCGGGACCCGCCGGCCTGCTCCGGCTGGGCGCCCTGGCGCTGCTGTGGGGCAGCAGCTACCTGTGGATCGCCCTGGCGCTGGAGGCGTTCTCGCCGCTGCAGGTGACGGCCGGGCGGCTCGTGCTCGGTGCCGGGCTCCTGGTGGCCGTCGTCGGCGCCGGTCGCGTCCGGCCGCTGCTCGCCGACCGCTCGCTGCTCGGCCCGCTCGTCGTCGCGGCCCTGCTGGCGACGGTCGTGCCGTTCACCCTGTTCGCGCTGGCGCAGCAGAGCATCCCCTCCGGCCGCGCGGGCGCGCTCAACGCCACCACGCCGCTGTGGACGCTCGCCGCGGCCCTGGTCACGCGCTACCAGCGGCGCACCTCGGCGGCCCAGGTCGCGGGGCTGCTCGTCGGCCTGGCCGGGGCGGTGCTCGTGCTCGCCCCCTGGCAGGACCCCGCCGGGACGCTCGTCGGCTCCCTGCTCGCCCTCGCCGGGGCGGCCTCCTACGGCGTCGGCTACGTGCACGTGGCGGCCCGGCTCACCTCGCGCGGGCTGCCGGGGACCGCGCTCGCCGCGTGCCAGCTGCTCGTCGCGACGGCGCTGCTGCTCCCGGGGGTGCCGTGGCTGCTGTCGCGACCGGTCGAGGTCCCGGACGGGGCGGCGCTGCCGTGGGGGGCGGTGGTCGCGCTGGCGGTGCTCGGGCTGGGCGGCACCGGTGCCGCGTACGTGCTGCTGTACCGGCTGGTCCGCGACGACGGGCCGGTCGTCGCGGCCGGGGTGGCGTACCTGCTGCCCGTCGTCGCCCTCGTGCTCGGTGCGCTCCTGCTCGACGAGGCCATCGAGCCGGGGGCGCTGGCCGGTGTGGTGCTCGTGCTCGGCGGTGTCGCGCTCACGCGCCGTCACGGCACCGGCTGACCGGGCCACCGCGAGCCCCGTCGGTACAGGGTCTTCCCGGCCGCGCGGCCCCCGGAGAGCACGGGGCGTGACCGGCTGGCGCGGACAGACCGGGCGGACCGGGCACGACGGACGGTGCGTGCCGGGCGCGGGCCCCTCTCGTCCGTGCGGGGGCTGCCGCCCGGTGCCCGGCGTCACGGGCGGCGACCGGGGCTGGCCCGGGGGCGTGGCCGGCGCCGGACCCCGCTCAGGGTGCCTCCGGCGGACGTCGATCTGTCTGTCATGCCCACCTCCCCGTCCCGTCGTCCTGGTCCGGCTCCCCTGCTGGGGTCCGCCGTCGTCGCCCTCGGCATGCTCCTGGGGGCCTCCGTCACCGCACCCGCCGCGCTCGCCACCACGCCGGTCACCCCGCCGGCCGTCCAGCCCACGGTGCGAATCAACTCCGGCGGCGTCGCCGGCACCTTCGAGGGGGAGTTCTGGCAGGCCGACCGCTGGTTCGTCGGCGGCCGCACCAGCTACAGCGGCGACAGGGTCACCGGGACCACGTCGAGCCCGCTGTTCCAGGCACGCCGCGTCGCCCCCGCGGGCTACGACATCCCGGTCCTGCCCGGTACCTACGACGTCACCGTTCTCAGCGCCGAGACCTACTGGACCGCGGACGGGAAGCGGGTCTTCTCGGCCACGGCCGAGGGACGGCCGCTGGTGTCCGGCCTGGACCTGCACGCCGTCGCCGGCCACGACGTGGCGCACCGCGTGACGGGCCGGGTGGAGGTCCTCGACGGCACCCTCGACCTGGACTTCACCGCCACCGCGGACTCCGCCGTGGTCTCCGGCATCGTCGTGGCCCCGGTCGGCGTGAGCGGCCCGACCGAGCCGGCCGAGCCCGGCCGGGTCGTCAAGCCCGTCCCGACGACCCCCGAGCCCACCTGGGGCGCGCCCGCGCTGGTCGACCCCCTGGTCTGGGTGCCCAGCCCCACCAGCCGCGTCCTCAAGGCCCCGGCCGACCGCGACGTCCTCGTCCGGTGGCCCGCGGGCGAGCTCGACGGCGCCGGCGGCTACCAGATCAACGGCGGCCGCAACGTCGTGAGCATCGGCGGCACCATCAACTACAGCACCCGCCACGTCCTGGGCGTCGGCGGCGAGGCGGACCGCAACCGCTGCCTGTACATCCACGGCAACACCACCGCCCAGGCCCCGCGCACGGTCCACGTCGAGGGTCTCCGCTGCGCCGGCCCGAACATCTGGGAGGGCATCAACATCGACTCCAAGGCCGAGCGCGGCACCCTCACCGTCCAGCTGCGCGACATCGTCATGGACGAGGTCCAGGGGCTGCCCGGTACCGACGGGAGCGGCCACATCGGCGGCGACGCCCTGCAGGCCTGGAACGGGCCGCACCGGCTCCGGATCGACGGCTTCGACGCCCGCAACCTGCACTACCAGGGCCTCGTCCTCCAGCCCTACAGCCACGGCACCGGGGCGCTGGGCCAGTGGGAGCTGCGCGACGTCTACCTCGAGGGCGACTTCGACGGCAGCGCCTACCTGATGTGGCTGTCCGGCGCCCGGACCGGCGCGGGCTCGGTCCCGATCACCGTGCACGACGTCTGGGTGACCCCCTCGCCCGGCAAGACCGCCACCCGCACCCTGTGGGAGCGGGCGACCGACTGGCCCGACGTCACGGTGCTGCCGCCGCTGGCCTGAGCCCCACCCAGGGACGGGACCGCGCAGGACCCCAGGCGCGGCCTCCGTCCTACGACCCCCGAGCACCGCACCGACGACCCCCGGCAGCCCCTGCCGGGGGTCGTCGGCGTCACGGACCCGGCGCCGTGGCCGGACCGAGAGCGACCTTCAGGCGGCCAGCTCCTGGTCGGCGTCCACCGCCGCCGCCCGGCGGGACCACGAGGGGTCGATGCCGAACGCGTCGACGAGCGCCACGGCGTCGGGGCGCAGCTCGGTGCAGAGCCGGTCGACGTGCCGGGTGACGGCCTTGGCGTCGGAGCGGCCGAGCCGGCCGTGGGCGAGGAACCACGACATGTCCTCCTCCAGCCGGGACAGCACGGCCAGGTCGCGCACCCGGGCGAGCAGGTCCGCCGTCGGGCCGGCCGGGCAGGCGCGGACCCGCTCGTCGAGGGCCTCGACCAGCAGCCGGTCGACGTGCGCGCGGCCGAGCACCTGCATGTGGTCCTGCACGGCGGACGCCGCCGCCGCGGGCGTGGCACCGCCCGCGACCGCCGCACGGAGCCGGCGGGCCAGCCCGTCGAGGACGTGCTCCTCCCGCGCGGTGAGCAGCGCCACCTGGCGGGCGGGGTCGAGCACGTCGGTGCGCAGCGGCACGCGCACCCGGTCGCCCGCCCGGGACAGCAGAGAGCGCACCCCGGTGCGGACGGCGCCGAGCCGGCCGCGGGCGCCGGCGGCGTAGCCGGTGAGCAGGTTCTTGGCGACCAGCTGGACGAGCACGGTGTTGTCGCCCTCGAACGTGGTGAACACGTCGGTGTCGGCCCGCAGCTCCGGCAGCCGGGACGTCGTCAGGTAGCCGGCGCCCCCGCACGCCTCGCGCGCGGTCTGCAGCGTGCGCGCGGCCTCCCACGTGGTGGCCGCCTTGACCGCCGCCACGTCGGTCTCCAGCAGCCGGGTCGCGGCCTCGTCGAGCCGGCCGGCGTGGGCCTCCTGCAGCCGGTCGACGAGCCCGGCCTGGACGAACGTCCAGCCGTAGGCGCGGGCGACGGCGGGCAGCAGCCGCCGCCGGTGCGAGGGGTGGTCGAGCAGGCGCACCTCCTCGCCCGTGGCGGGGTCGGTGAACTGGCGCCGGTCCTGGCCGTGCCGCACCGCGACGTCCAGGCCGACCTTCGTCGCGCTCAGGGCGGCGCCGGAGATGCTCAGCCGGCCGCGGACCAGCGCGCCGATCATGGTGAAGAACCGGCGACCGGGGGAGGCGACGGGGCTGGTGTAGGTGCCGTCGGGGGCGACCTGGGCGTAGCGGTCGAGCAGCGCCTCGCGCGGGACCCGGACGTGGTCGAAGCGCAGCCGGCCGTTGTCGACGCCGGCCAGACCGGCCTTGCGCCCGCAGTCCTCGATCGTCACCCCGGGGGCCGGGGCACCGGAGGCGTCGCGGACGGGGACGAGCAGGGCGTGGACGCCGTGCTCCTGCCCGCCGGTGATCAGCTGGGCGAAGACGACGGCCAGCCGGCCGTCGCGCGCCGCGCCGCCGATGTAGTCCTTGGTGGCGCCGGCGTCGGGGGTGTGGACGACGAACTCCTGCGCGGCCGGGTCGTACACCGCCGTGGTGCGCAGCCCCTGGACGTCGGAGCCGTGGCCGGACTCGGTCATGGCGAAGCAGCCGGGCAGCGAGAAGTCCATGATCGAGGGCAGGTAGCGCTCGTGGTGGGCCTGCGTGCCGAGCGCCTGGACGGCACCGCCGAAGAGCCCCCACTGCACGCCGGCCTTGACCGTGAGCGACAGGTCGCCGAGGGCGAGCATCTCGAAGGCCGCCACGGAGGCGCCGACGTCGTCGCCGCCGCCCACGCCCGCGGGGAAGCCGAGCAGCTGGTGCGGGGTGCGGGCGACCTCGTGCATCGCCGCCGCCACCCAGGCCCGGTGCGCCTCGTCGTCGGCGTGCTGGCGGGGGGTGAACCAGCCCGCCGCGTGGGCGAGGCGGATCTCCTCGCGCAGCACGTGGTGACGACCGTCGAGGACGCGCCGCAGCAGCAGCGGATCGGCGCCGGTGGGGGTCGCGGGGTCGCTCACGGTGGCACTCCTCAGGGTTACGCCTGCGTAGGTTACCCAACGGTAACCTACGGACCCGGAGGTGACCAGGAGCGTCCCCGCCGCCGGTCCCGACGCCCCCCGGACGGCCCCTCGGACCGACGCGCTCAGCCGCCGTCGCGCTCCGTGCGGACCTCGTCGACGAGCTCCTCCTCGGGCCGGGGCGGCACGTCCTGGTCCTCCTCGAGCACCGGGGGCGCCACCGGGGCGACCGGGGCGTCCGGCGCCTGCGCGGCGGGGTCGTGGCTGTCCTGCTGCTCGCTCATGGTGGGCTCCTCCGTCGGCGGCCGGACGGTGCGCCCGACCGGGTCGACCGTAGCCGCGGCGACCGGCCGCGCGGCGGCCCGGCCGGACCCCGTCGGCCGGCGTCGGCACAGGACCCGTCAGCCGGCGTCGGCCCAGGACCGTCAGCCGGCGTCGGCCCAGGACCGGACGACGGCGACGTCCAGCGGGAAGTCGGGCGCCGCGTCGTGGGGGTCGCCGAACAGCAGGCGGCCGGCCTCGGCGGCCGTCTCCCGGACGAGCACGGCGACGTCGTCGGCCACCGTCTCCGGCGTGTGCACGAGCACCTCGTCGTGCAGGAACATCACCAGGTGCGGCCGCCCGCCGCCCGCGGCCTGCCCTGCCTGCCACAGCCGGTCGCGCAGCAGGGCCATCCAGCACAGCGCCCACTCCGCGGCCGTCCCCTGGACGACGAAGTTGCGGGTGAACCGCCCCCACGCCCGGCGTGCCTGGCCGGCGGCCTCCTCGGCGCGGTGCTCCTCGCCCGCCGGCTCCGTCCAGGTGCCGGTGGGGGCGGGGGAGCCGCGGCCGAGCAGGGTGCGGACGACCTCGCCGCGCTCGCCCGCACGGGCCGCGTCCTCGACGAGGGCGAACGCGGCGGGGTAGCGGCGTCCCAGCCGCTCGACCATGCGTCCGCTCTCGCCGCGGGTGCCGCCGTACATCGCGCCGATGATCCCGCCCTTGGCCTCGGCGCGGGTGGCCACGGCACCGCTGGCGACCATGCCCTCGTACAAGTCCCGGCCCCGGCCCGCCGCGGCCATCGCCCGGTCCCCGCTCATCCCGGCCAGCACCCGCGGCTCCAGCTGCGCGGCGTCGGCGACCACCAGCCGCCAGCCCTCGTCCGCGACGACGGCGGCCCGCAGCGGGGCGGGCACCATGAGCGCGCCGCCGCCGCGTGCCGACCACCGCCCGGTGACCACGCCGCCGACGAGGAAGTCGGTCCGGAACCGGCCGTCCTGCACCCAGGTGTCCAGCCACTGCCAGCCGTTGGCCGAGAGCAGGCGGGCGAGCTTCTTGTACGCCAGGAGCGGCTCCGCGACGGGGTGGTCGAGGCGCTCGACCGTCCAGGAGCGGGTGTCCTCGACGGGGAGCCCCGCGGCGTGCAGGGCGCCCAGCAGGGCGCCGGGGGAGTCGGGGTTGAGGCCGGGGGCGCCCAGCGCGTCGCGGACCTGCTCGACGAGGCGCTCGAGGACGACCGGCCGGCGGCCCGCGGGAGGGCGGGGGCCGAGCAGCCCGGTGAGCACCTGCGCGTGCACGTCGGCGCGCCAGGGCAGGCCGGCGGAGGTCATCTCCGCCGCGACGAGCGCCCCCGCGGACTCCGCCGCGACGAGCAGGCCGAGGCCGCGGTGGTCGGCGGCGCGCAGCGCGTCCTGCTGCCGGCGGAGCTCGGCGACGGGGTCCAGGCCGAGCAGGTCCTCGCCGTCGAACAGCGCGCCGCCGTCGGGTGCCGCCGCCCGCAGCGCGTCCCAGGCCCCGCTGGTGGCGCCGACGGCGGGGGCGGCGAGGGGGGAGCCGCGCAGCAGGTCGTGGGTCAGGCGCAGGTCCCAGCACCGCGCGACCCGGACCCCCGCGCGCAGCAGGTCCGGGTACCAGCGGGTCGTGCAGTCCCAGGTCCAGCGCGGCCGCGACGGCTCCTGCGCGGCGACCCAGCCCGGCAGGTCGGCGGCGGCCACGTGCGTGGTGGACAGCGTCGCGGAGCCGACCTGCTCCACCACGTCGACCCCGCCGAGCTCGTCGACCCCGTCGTCGGGGCGGCGCACGAGGACGAGGTGGCGAGGGGGCGCCGGGGGGACGGCGTCGACCACCCGCCCATCCTGCCGCCCGGCCCGACGCTGCCGCGGTGCGGGAGGCACCGGGGCCACCCGCGCCCGGCCTACCCCAGGTCCGCGAACGGGCGCAGCTCGATCCGGCCCGAGCGTGCCATCGGGTGCGCGGCGACGACGGCCACCGCCTCGTCCAGGTCCGCGCACTCGAGCACGTCGAAGCCCAGGACCTCGTCGGTCACGGTCTCCGTGGTGCGCGCGGTGACCCCGTCGCGCACCCGGACGGTCGTGGCGGTCCGGGCCGGCTCCAGGACGTCGCCGAGGACCCGCTGGCCGCGGCCGTCGGTCTCCTCGACCCAGGTGTCGATGTCCGGGCCGTCGGACAGGTCGGTGTCGGGCTGGTCGTCACGGGCGACGAACATGATGAAGCGCACGGGTCCTCCTCGGGGCGCGCGGGCCCGTCCGGCCCGTCGGGGGGCAGACCCGTGCACGTGCCACAAGTCATCGCGACGGTGTCGGCGGGGGCGGGAACACGCGCGTGCGGCCGTCGTTGTGCCGTCTCGTGACACGCAGAGCCTCGCTCCCGTCCGACCGCC
Proteins encoded in this window:
- a CDS encoding DMT family transporter, which produces MWGSSYLWIALALEAFSPLQVTAGRLVLGAGLLVAVVGAGRVRPLLADRSLLGPLVVAALLATVVPFTLFALAQQSIPSGRAGALNATTPLWTLAAALVTRYQRRTSAAQVAGLLVGLAGAVLVLAPWQDPAGTLVGSLLALAGAASYGVGYVHVAARLTSRGLPGTALAACQLLVATALLLPGVPWLLSRPVEVPDGAALPWGAVVALAVLGLGGTGAAYVLLYRLVRDDGPVVAAGVAYLLPVVALVLGALLLDEAIEPGALAGVVLVLGGVALTRRHGTG
- a CDS encoding malectin domain-containing carbohydrate-binding protein, with the protein product MPTSPSRRPGPAPLLGSAVVALGMLLGASVTAPAALATTPVTPPAVQPTVRINSGGVAGTFEGEFWQADRWFVGGRTSYSGDRVTGTTSSPLFQARRVAPAGYDIPVLPGTYDVTVLSAETYWTADGKRVFSATAEGRPLVSGLDLHAVAGHDVAHRVTGRVEVLDGTLDLDFTATADSAVVSGIVVAPVGVSGPTEPAEPGRVVKPVPTTPEPTWGAPALVDPLVWVPSPTSRVLKAPADRDVLVRWPAGELDGAGGYQINGGRNVVSIGGTINYSTRHVLGVGGEADRNRCLYIHGNTTAQAPRTVHVEGLRCAGPNIWEGINIDSKAERGTLTVQLRDIVMDEVQGLPGTDGSGHIGGDALQAWNGPHRLRIDGFDARNLHYQGLVLQPYSHGTGALGQWELRDVYLEGDFDGSAYLMWLSGARTGAGSVPITVHDVWVTPSPGKTATRTLWERATDWPDVTVLPPLA
- a CDS encoding YciI family protein; translated protein: MRFIMFVARDDQPDTDLSDGPDIDTWVEETDGRGQRVLGDVLEPARTATTVRVRDGVTARTTETVTDEVLGFDVLECADLDEAVAVVAAHPMARSGRIELRPFADLG
- a CDS encoding acyl-CoA dehydrogenase, giving the protein MSDPATPTGADPLLLRRVLDGRHHVLREEIRLAHAAGWFTPRQHADDEAHRAWVAAAMHEVARTPHQLLGFPAGVGGGDDVGASVAAFEMLALGDLSLTVKAGVQWGLFGGAVQALGTQAHHERYLPSIMDFSLPGCFAMTESGHGSDVQGLRTTAVYDPAAQEFVVHTPDAGATKDYIGGAARDGRLAVVFAQLITGGQEHGVHALLVPVRDASGAPAPGVTIEDCGRKAGLAGVDNGRLRFDHVRVPREALLDRYAQVAPDGTYTSPVASPGRRFFTMIGALVRGRLSISGAALSATKVGLDVAVRHGQDRRQFTDPATGEEVRLLDHPSHRRRLLPAVARAYGWTFVQAGLVDRLQEAHAGRLDEAATRLLETDVAAVKAATTWEAARTLQTAREACGGAGYLTTSRLPELRADTDVFTTFEGDNTVLVQLVAKNLLTGYAAGARGRLGAVRTGVRSLLSRAGDRVRVPLRTDVLDPARQVALLTAREEHVLDGLARRLRAAVAGGATPAAAASAVQDHMQVLGRAHVDRLLVEALDERVRACPAGPTADLLARVRDLAVLSRLEEDMSWFLAHGRLGRSDAKAVTRHVDRLCTELRPDAVALVDAFGIDPSWSRRAAAVDADQELAA
- a CDS encoding bifunctional 3'-5' exonuclease/DNA polymerase: MVDAVPPAPPRHLVLVRRPDDGVDELGGVDVVEQVGSATLSTTHVAAADLPGWVAAQEPSRPRWTWDCTTRWYPDLLRAGVRVARCWDLRLTHDLLRGSPLAAPAVGATSGAWDALRAAAPDGGALFDGEDLLGLDPVAELRRQQDALRAADHRGLGLLVAAESAGALVAAEMTSAGLPWRADVHAQVLTGLLGPRPPAGRRPVVLERLVEQVRDALGAPGLNPDSPGALLGALHAAGLPVEDTRSWTVERLDHPVAEPLLAYKKLARLLSANGWQWLDTWVQDGRFRTDFLVGGVVTGRWSARGGGALMVPAPLRAAVVADEGWRLVVADAAQLEPRVLAGMSGDRAMAAAGRGRDLYEGMVASGAVATRAEAKGGIIGAMYGGTRGESGRMVERLGRRYPAAFALVEDAARAGERGEVVRTLLGRGSPAPTGTWTEPAGEEHRAEEAAGQARRAWGRFTRNFVVQGTAAEWALCWMALLRDRLWQAGQAAGGGRPHLVMFLHDEVLVHTPETVADDVAVLVRETAAEAGRLLFGDPHDAAPDFPLDVAVVRSWADAG